Proteins encoded by one window of Streptomyces sp. ALI-76-A:
- a CDS encoding sugar ABC transporter substrate-binding protein: MRRAAVAVAAGAMAVSLAACGSAKESGGGDSASSAPAKGDDIKVGLLLPENQTARYEKFDKPLIEKKVKELTNGKGEVVYANAKQDASTQNQQVDTMVTNKVDVLIVDAVDSKAIAGSVKKAKDAGIPVVAYDRLAEGPIDAYTSFDNETVGKTQGEALLKALGSKAKDGQIVMMNGSSTDPNAAQFKSGAHSVLDGKVNIGREYDTKEWKPENANANMEGAISALGKDKIVGVYSANDGMAGGIITALKAAGIDDIPVTGQDAELAGVQRIVTGEQYMSVYKPYPQEADVAAEMAVALAQGKSLDSLAKDKVDSPTTNGIPSVLVPVVSLTKDNINDTVIKDGIYTVNEICAGKYKAACDEIGLK, from the coding sequence ATGCGTCGTGCCGCCGTTGCTGTCGCCGCAGGTGCGATGGCCGTCTCGCTGGCCGCCTGTGGCAGCGCCAAGGAGTCCGGCGGTGGCGACTCCGCCTCGTCCGCCCCCGCCAAGGGCGACGACATCAAGGTCGGCCTGCTGCTGCCGGAGAACCAGACCGCGCGGTACGAGAAGTTCGACAAGCCCTTGATCGAGAAGAAGGTCAAGGAACTCACGAACGGCAAGGGCGAGGTCGTCTACGCCAACGCCAAGCAGGACGCCAGCACGCAGAACCAGCAGGTCGACACGATGGTGACCAACAAGGTCGACGTGCTGATCGTGGACGCGGTGGACTCCAAGGCCATCGCCGGCTCGGTCAAGAAGGCCAAGGACGCCGGCATCCCGGTCGTCGCCTACGACCGTCTGGCCGAGGGCCCGATCGACGCCTACACCTCGTTCGACAACGAGACCGTCGGCAAGACCCAGGGCGAGGCCCTCCTCAAGGCCCTGGGCTCCAAGGCCAAGGACGGCCAGATCGTCATGATGAACGGGTCCTCCACCGACCCGAACGCCGCCCAGTTCAAGTCGGGCGCCCACTCCGTCCTCGACGGCAAGGTGAACATCGGCCGCGAGTACGACACCAAGGAGTGGAAGCCGGAGAACGCCAACGCCAACATGGAGGGCGCCATCTCCGCCCTCGGCAAGGACAAGATCGTCGGCGTCTACTCCGCCAACGACGGCATGGCGGGCGGCATCATCACCGCGCTGAAGGCCGCGGGCATCGACGACATCCCGGTCACCGGCCAGGACGCCGAGCTGGCGGGTGTGCAGCGCATCGTCACCGGTGAGCAGTACATGAGCGTCTACAAGCCCTACCCGCAGGAGGCCGACGTCGCCGCCGAGATGGCGGTCGCGCTCGCCCAGGGCAAGTCGCTCGACTCCCTCGCCAAGGACAAGGTCGACAGCCCCACCACCAACGGGATCCCCTCCGTCCTCGTCCCGGTCGTCTCGCTGACCAAGGACAACATCAACGACACGGTCATCAAGGACGGCATCTACACCGTCAACGAG
- a CDS encoding sugar ABC transporter permease, protein MRKGQYRFVAGFLLVPVTLYLIFVIWPYIQTFGYSLTDWKGQSQTFKFVGLDNYKALFQDDIFMGAIWHNILFLVFIPVITILLALFFAFMLNAGGRGRAGGVAGVAGSKYYKVVYFFPQVLSLAIMAVLFGAVYRSDSGGMLNGVLIKLGLVDADSPIEWLNEPNIVLWALILVVVWHGVGFYLVLFSAAMQSIPRDIYEAALIDGAGRAQSFFRITLPLLWDSVQTAWVYLGIAAMDMFILVSTMTSGDYGGGPDHHSEVMATVMMRNFLLYGRSGYACAMGVVMLLLTLLVSVVMLRATRRERIEF, encoded by the coding sequence ATGCGCAAAGGGCAGTACCGGTTCGTCGCGGGATTTCTCCTCGTTCCCGTGACGCTCTATCTGATCTTCGTGATCTGGCCGTACATCCAGACGTTCGGCTATTCGCTGACCGACTGGAAGGGTCAGTCGCAGACCTTCAAGTTCGTCGGACTGGACAACTACAAGGCGTTGTTCCAGGACGACATCTTCATGGGGGCCATCTGGCACAACATCCTGTTCCTGGTGTTCATCCCCGTGATCACCATTCTGCTCGCCCTGTTCTTCGCCTTCATGCTGAACGCGGGCGGTCGCGGCAGGGCGGGCGGCGTCGCGGGTGTGGCCGGCTCGAAGTACTACAAGGTCGTCTACTTCTTCCCGCAGGTGCTGTCCCTGGCGATCATGGCGGTGCTGTTCGGCGCCGTCTACCGCAGCGACAGCGGCGGCATGCTGAACGGAGTCCTGATCAAGCTCGGGCTGGTCGACGCCGACAGCCCCATCGAATGGCTGAACGAACCGAACATCGTGCTGTGGGCCCTGATCCTGGTGGTCGTCTGGCACGGCGTCGGTTTCTACCTGGTGCTGTTCTCCGCGGCCATGCAGTCCATCCCCAGGGACATCTACGAGGCCGCGCTCATCGACGGCGCGGGCCGCGCCCAGTCCTTCTTCCGCATCACCCTGCCGCTGCTGTGGGACTCCGTGCAGACCGCCTGGGTCTACCTCGGCATCGCGGCGATGGACATGTTCATCCTGGTCTCCACCATGACCTCCGGCGACTACGGCGGCGGTCCCGACCACCACAGCGAGGTCATGGCGACCGTGATGATGCGCAACTTCCTGCTGTACGGCAGGAGCGGCTACGCCTGCGCCATGGGCGTGGTCATGCTGCTCCTGACCCTGCTCGTGTCCGTGGTCATGCTGCGCGCCACCCGTCGCGAGCGCATCGAGTTCTGA
- a CDS encoding carbohydrate ABC transporter permease — translation MSAPLKESVPAGDSVPPPPPVRRTQVPPGGRRGEGVVLNAFSHGFLALWAVLIVLPLLWLVLSAFKTDAQIGGSAFGWPQNWSLDVFSRAWDMGIGDYFLNTVIVLVFSVPLTMLFGSMAAYVLARYQFWGNRLLYYFFVAGAMFPVFLALVPLFFMVKRLDMLNTYQGLILVYVAYSMPFTVFFMHAFFRTLPSAVFEAAILDGASHTRTFFQVMLPMAKPGLLSVGIFNTLGQWNQFILPTVLMQPQSGDDPERYVLTQGLIQLQQQQGYASDLPVLFAGVTIAMIPMLVVYLSFQRQVQAGLTSATLK, via the coding sequence ATGAGCGCACCCCTGAAGGAATCCGTCCCCGCCGGGGACTCCGTCCCACCCCCGCCGCCGGTCCGCAGGACCCAGGTCCCCCCGGGCGGCCGGCGCGGCGAAGGCGTCGTACTGAACGCCTTCTCGCACGGCTTCCTCGCCCTGTGGGCGGTGCTGATCGTGCTGCCACTGCTGTGGCTGGTGCTCAGTGCCTTCAAGACCGACGCGCAGATCGGAGGGTCGGCCTTCGGCTGGCCGCAGAACTGGTCCCTGGACGTCTTCTCCCGCGCCTGGGACATGGGGATCGGTGACTACTTCCTCAACACCGTCATCGTGCTGGTCTTCTCGGTGCCGCTGACGATGCTGTTCGGCTCGATGGCCGCGTACGTACTGGCCCGCTACCAGTTCTGGGGCAACCGCCTGCTGTACTACTTCTTCGTCGCGGGCGCGATGTTCCCGGTCTTCCTGGCCCTCGTCCCGCTGTTCTTCATGGTCAAGCGGCTGGACATGCTCAACACCTATCAGGGCCTGATCCTGGTGTACGTCGCCTACTCGATGCCGTTCACGGTGTTCTTCATGCACGCCTTCTTCCGGACCCTGCCCTCGGCGGTCTTCGAGGCGGCCATCCTGGACGGTGCCTCGCACACCCGGACCTTCTTCCAGGTGATGTTGCCGATGGCGAAGCCCGGCCTGCTCAGCGTCGGCATCTTCAACACGCTCGGCCAGTGGAACCAGTTCATCCTGCCGACGGTGCTGATGCAGCCGCAGAGCGGCGACGATCCCGAGCGCTATGTCCTCACCCAGGGGCTCATCCAGCTCCAGCAGCAGCAGGGGTACGCCTCCGACCTGCCGGTGCTCTTCGCGGGCGTGACTATCGCCATGATCCCGATGCTGGTCGTGTACCTGTCCTTCCAGCGCCAGGTGCAGGCCGGCCTGACCTCGGCGACCCTGAAGTAA
- a CDS encoding ROK family transcriptional regulator, with product METPGSQSSLHRANLERVVRAVRLAGSLTQAEIARTTGLSAATVSNIVRELKDGGTVEVTPTSAGGRRARSVSLSGDAGIVIGVDFGHTHLRVAIGNLAHQVLAEEAEPLDVDASSSQGFDRAEQLVSRLVEATGVDATKIAGVGLGVPGPIDVESGTLGSTAILPGWTGTRPAEELRGRLGVPVHVDNDANLGALGELVWGSGRGVRDLAYIKVASGVGAGLVINGKIYRGPGGTAGEIGHITLDESGPVCRCGNRGCLETFAAARYVLPLLQSSHGTDLTMEGVVRLARDGDPGCRRVIADVGRHIGSGVANLCNLLNPSRVVLGGDLAEAGELVLGPIRESVGRYAIPSAARQLSVLPGALGGRAEVLGALALALSEMGDSTLLDGTLHAATPAFT from the coding sequence GTGGAGACTCCGGGGTCGCAGTCGTCGCTGCACCGAGCCAACCTGGAGCGGGTCGTACGAGCCGTACGGCTGGCTGGTTCGCTCACGCAAGCGGAGATCGCGCGGACGACGGGCCTGTCCGCGGCGACCGTCTCCAACATCGTGCGCGAACTCAAGGACGGCGGAACGGTCGAGGTCACGCCCACCTCGGCGGGAGGCCGCCGGGCCCGCAGCGTCTCGCTGAGCGGGGACGCCGGCATCGTCATCGGTGTCGACTTCGGGCACACGCATCTGCGGGTCGCGATCGGAAACCTCGCCCACCAGGTGCTGGCCGAGGAGGCCGAGCCGCTCGACGTGGACGCCTCCTCGTCGCAGGGTTTCGACCGGGCGGAACAGCTGGTCAGCCGCCTGGTCGAGGCCACCGGGGTGGACGCCACCAAGATCGCGGGGGTGGGTCTCGGCGTCCCCGGCCCGATCGACGTGGAGTCCGGCACCCTCGGCTCGACCGCCATCCTGCCCGGCTGGACCGGCACCCGGCCCGCCGAGGAGCTGCGGGGGCGGCTCGGCGTGCCGGTGCACGTGGACAACGACGCCAACCTCGGCGCCCTGGGTGAGCTGGTCTGGGGCAGCGGCCGGGGGGTGCGCGACCTGGCGTACATCAAGGTGGCCAGCGGTGTCGGCGCGGGCCTGGTGATCAACGGGAAGATCTATCGCGGACCCGGGGGCACTGCGGGAGAAATCGGGCATATTACACTGGACGAGTCCGGCCCCGTCTGCCGGTGCGGAAACCGGGGCTGCCTGGAGACCTTCGCGGCCGCGCGCTATGTGCTGCCACTGCTCCAGTCCAGCCACGGCACGGATCTGACGATGGAAGGCGTCGTACGGCTGGCGCGGGACGGAGACCCTGGCTGCCGTCGGGTGATCGCCGACGTCGGCCGCCACATCGGCAGTGGAGTCGCCAACCTCTGCAACCTTCTGAACCCGAGCCGAGTGGTCCTGGGCGGTGATCTCGCCGAGGCCGGTGAGCTGGTGCTCGGGCCGATCAGGGAGTCCGTCGGCCGCTACGCGATCCCCAGTGCGGCACGTCAGCTCTCCGTTCTCCCGGGGGCACTTGGTGGCCGTGCGGAGGTACTCGGAGCACTCGCTCTCGCGCTCAGTGAGATGGGTGATTCGACCCTTTTGGATGGCACGCTGCACGCGGCTACGCCTGCCTTCACTTAG
- the ngcE gene encoding N-acetylglucosamine/diacetylchitobiose ABC transporter substrate-binding protein: MGSTSAENNGTGGVGRRDLIKRSAALGLISVPTMSFLSACASGGGDDDSGDTEGKTSKSNPFGVKKGSKLDVVIFKGGYGDNYAKAWEASFQKKWGVASTHTGTQEITGKLQPRFNAGNPPDIVDDSGAQQIPIDVLYKNGQLLDLAEILDSPSIDDPAKKVRDTLIPGTLDAGMQENKVVALNYIYTVWGLWYSGKLFKEKGWEEPKTWADFLAICKDAKSQGIGGLAHQGKYPYYINVAIMDLIAKKGGLDAMKAIDNLDPKAFVGSEAAQAAVEAIYEVVEKGYLMPGTNGLTHTESQARWNQYKAVFITSGSWLENEQLKQTPSDFDMKFLPMPVLPDSALPFEAIRAGSGEPFIIPVKAKNLPAAKEFMRMMLSKEWSTIFAKEANSLTILADGVDPNVQLRPGTQSTVEASEAAGNNTFRYLYTEWYSEMGTAIENASNELMAKRIQPKEWLKRAQAAVDKQAKDPASKKNRRD, from the coding sequence ATGGGATCCACTTCCGCCGAGAACAACGGCACCGGTGGCGTCGGCCGCCGCGATCTGATCAAGCGGTCCGCCGCGTTGGGCCTGATTTCGGTACCCACGATGAGCTTCCTGTCCGCGTGTGCCAGCGGTGGCGGCGACGACGACTCCGGTGACACCGAGGGCAAGACATCCAAGTCGAACCCGTTCGGTGTGAAGAAGGGCAGCAAACTCGACGTCGTCATCTTCAAGGGCGGCTACGGGGACAACTACGCCAAGGCGTGGGAGGCGAGCTTCCAGAAGAAGTGGGGGGTGGCTTCCACCCACACCGGCACCCAGGAGATCACCGGCAAACTCCAGCCCCGTTTCAACGCCGGCAACCCGCCGGACATCGTCGACGACTCCGGCGCGCAGCAGATCCCGATCGACGTGCTGTACAAGAACGGCCAGCTCCTCGACCTGGCGGAGATCCTGGACTCCCCGTCGATCGACGACCCGGCCAAGAAGGTCCGCGACACGCTCATCCCCGGCACGCTCGACGCGGGCATGCAGGAGAACAAGGTCGTCGCCCTCAACTACATCTACACGGTGTGGGGTCTGTGGTACTCCGGCAAGCTCTTCAAGGAGAAGGGCTGGGAGGAGCCCAAGACCTGGGCCGACTTCCTCGCCATCTGCAAGGACGCCAAGTCCCAGGGCATCGGGGGCCTCGCGCACCAGGGCAAGTACCCGTACTACATCAACGTCGCCATCATGGACCTGATCGCCAAGAAGGGCGGTCTGGACGCCATGAAGGCGATCGACAACCTCGACCCCAAGGCGTTCGTCGGTTCCGAGGCCGCACAGGCCGCCGTCGAGGCGATCTACGAGGTCGTCGAAAAGGGCTATCTGATGCCCGGCACCAACGGCCTGACGCACACGGAGTCCCAGGCCCGCTGGAACCAGTACAAGGCGGTCTTCATCACCAGTGGCTCGTGGCTGGAGAACGAGCAGCTCAAGCAGACACCGTCCGACTTCGACATGAAGTTCCTGCCCATGCCGGTGCTGCCCGACAGCGCGCTGCCCTTCGAGGCGATCCGGGCCGGCTCCGGTGAGCCCTTCATCATTCCCGTCAAGGCCAAGAACCTCCCCGCGGCCAAGGAGTTCATGCGGATGATGCTCTCCAAGGAATGGTCGACGATCTTCGCCAAGGAGGCGAACTCGCTGACCATCCTCGCGGACGGTGTCGACCCGAACGTCCAGCTCAGGCCGGGCACCCAGTCCACGGTCGAGGCGTCCGAGGCGGCCGGGAACAACACCTTCCGCTACCTGTACACCGAGTGGTACAGCGAGATGGGCACCGCGATCGAGAACGCGTCCAACGAATTGATGGCCAAGCGCATTCAGCCCAAGGAATGGCTGAAGCGGGCCCAGGCCGCGGTCGACAAGCAGGCCAAGGACCCGGCCTCGAAGAAGAACCGCCGCGACTGA